From the Nonlabens marinus S1-08 genome, one window contains:
- a CDS encoding cation transporter: MAIVKLNKKASLGTAVFSAVSLKLCCWGPLLLTGVAGMSGSSVYFSWLIALKPYLLAIAFLSLGVAFYQVYKKNKLGCGNCETDKPSFFKSKIYVWLVAVFVVTMTLVSYYPQIFNQTEGNEVVIANQRDIQSVKLDIEGMVCQSCETNINNAVNKIDGVIQIKTSFEKGVSVIEFDSSKTNINNIKEVILSKGYVIKKK; encoded by the coding sequence ATGGCCATCGTTAAATTGAACAAAAAAGCATCTTTGGGAACTGCTGTATTTTCAGCAGTTTCTTTAAAGCTTTGCTGTTGGGGACCTCTACTGTTGACAGGAGTTGCAGGTATGAGTGGTAGCTCGGTGTATTTCTCTTGGCTCATTGCCTTAAAACCTTATTTGTTGGCAATTGCTTTTTTGTCATTGGGAGTTGCTTTTTATCAAGTCTATAAAAAGAATAAGCTTGGTTGCGGCAACTGTGAAACTGATAAACCATCATTTTTTAAATCAAAAATCTATGTTTGGCTGGTTGCTGTGTTTGTGGTTACAATGACATTGGTTTCATATTACCCCCAAATATTTAATCAAACAGAAGGGAATGAAGTAGTGATTGCAAACCAAAGAGACATTCAATCTGTAAAGTTAGATATTGAAGGAATGGTATGTCAAAGCTGTGAAACAAACATAAATAATGCTGTGAATAAAATTGATGGTGTAATACAAATCAAAACATCCTTTGAAAAAGGTGTTTCAGTAATTGAATTTGATTCGAGCAAAACTAACATCAATAACATAAAGGAAGTGATTTTATCAAAGGGATATGTAATCAAAAAAAAGTAA
- a CDS encoding thioredoxin family protein — MKRQIEIFTAVCPVCEPVVQLVKETAGKDCEITLHNLSEQCESKICISKMKEYGVKRVPAIAVNGKLLDCCTNIEITKDDLTNAGIGSC; from the coding sequence ATGAAACGACAAATTGAAATTTTTACGGCAGTATGCCCAGTATGCGAGCCCGTGGTACAATTGGTAAAAGAGACAGCTGGAAAAGACTGCGAAATCACACTTCATAATCTATCCGAGCAATGCGAAAGTAAAATCTGTATTTCAAAAATGAAGGAATATGGAGTTAAAAGAGTTCCTGCAATTGCTGTTAACGGAAAACTATTAGACTGCTGTACAAACATCGAAATAACAAAAGATGATTTGACTAATGCAGGAATAGGAAGCTGTTAG
- a CDS encoding GDCCVxC domain-containing (seleno)protein, whose amino-acid sequence METILKSEITCPNCGNKKVENMPTNACQFFYKCENCKTVLKPNEGDCCVYCSYGSVPCPPIQENKSCC is encoded by the coding sequence ATGGAAACTATATTAAAATCTGAAATTACCTGCCCCAACTGCGGAAATAAGAAAGTAGAAAATATGCCAACAAACGCCTGTCAATTCTTTTACAAGTGTGAGAACTGTAAAACGGTTCTAAAACCAAACGAAGGGGATTGTTGCGTTTATTGCTCTTATGGATCTGTACCTTGTCCACCGATACAGGAAAATAAAAGTTGTTGTTAA
- a CDS encoding P-loop NTPase family protein, with protein MDNPSKIIEGGVEYSLGKFDGKSVLYDFPKILIYLNAKGKLLFGKKFRIYDEDKDILLKLCSYFIKDKENCNTYGIDIDKGILLSGPVGCGKTSLMKLLRHLVPLQRPYEMIPCRNVTFSFNHLGFKTVEEYGNTKFYCFDDLGVEPSGRFYGKDLNVMGEVLLSRYELYLDTKRKVKTHATTNLNAEELEVRYGNRVRSRMRELFNLIAFDTKAGDKRK; from the coding sequence ATGGACAACCCCTCTAAAATTATCGAAGGTGGCGTGGAATATTCGCTGGGAAAATTTGATGGCAAAAGCGTCCTATACGATTTTCCAAAAATTCTGATTTACCTGAATGCCAAAGGCAAACTATTGTTTGGTAAAAAGTTTAGAATTTACGATGAGGATAAGGATATTCTACTGAAGCTCTGTTCTTACTTCATCAAGGACAAGGAAAATTGTAATACCTACGGAATTGATATTGACAAAGGCATTTTACTTTCTGGACCGGTAGGTTGTGGAAAGACCAGTTTGATGAAATTATTACGCCATTTGGTTCCCTTGCAACGCCCTTATGAAATGATTCCCTGCCGCAACGTAACATTTAGCTTCAACCATTTAGGATTTAAAACAGTTGAGGAATATGGTAACACCAAATTCTATTGTTTTGACGATTTAGGCGTGGAACCTTCTGGTAGGTTCTACGGAAAGGATCTGAATGTGATGGGCGAAGTGCTCTTATCTCGATATGAACTCTATCTTGACACGAAACGCAAAGTTAAGACCCACGCCACGACCAACCTTAATGCCGAAGAATTGGAAGTGCGTTATGGTAACCGTGTCCGAAGTAGAATGCGAGAGCTCTTTAATTTGATTGCTTTTGATACAAAGGCTGGGGATAAGCGGAAATAA
- a CDS encoding metal-sensing transcriptional repressor, which translates to MKTEPHKLPSDLISDIKTRLKTLSGQINGIVKMLDEGKDPEQVNIQFKSIDKGIQKAQYLLLDEVYRKALAIGIVKAVDSCPGNCGNEDKIEYLKREFPNLELSDLTDKLKEIQTIENRLKDYNEKKD; encoded by the coding sequence ATGAAAACAGAACCACATAAATTACCATCTGACTTGATTTCAGATATAAAAACCAGACTAAAAACATTAAGCGGTCAGATAAATGGAATCGTAAAAATGCTTGATGAAGGAAAAGACCCTGAACAAGTTAATATTCAATTTAAATCCATAGATAAAGGAATTCAAAAGGCACAGTACTTACTGTTGGATGAAGTGTATCGTAAGGCACTCGCCATTGGAATCGTAAAGGCAGTTGACTCTTGTCCTGGAAATTGTGGCAATGAAGATAAAATTGAATATTTAAAACGTGAATTTCCTAACTTGGAATTGTCTGACTTGACAGATAAACTGAAAGAAATCCAAACTATAGAAAACAGGTTAAAAGACTACAACGAAAAAAAAGATTAA
- a CDS encoding ArsR/SmtB family transcription factor — MKMEISCTRAEADHKQLLNCKTVIDGMTNDFSKITKLLSISGNEVRLKILFLLNMEKELCPCDLSDILGMSVPAVSQHIRKMKDADIISSRREGQTLYYSLNEDETDILDSIFKSIKLKRKTA, encoded by the coding sequence ATGAAAATGGAAATTTCTTGTACGAGAGCTGAAGCTGACCATAAGCAGTTGCTAAACTGCAAAACTGTCATTGATGGTATGACCAATGATTTTAGTAAAATAACAAAACTACTGTCCATTTCAGGTAATGAGGTACGTTTAAAAATTCTATTCCTCTTAAATATGGAAAAAGAACTGTGCCCTTGTGATTTATCCGACATTTTAGGTATGAGTGTTCCCGCGGTTTCACAGCATATACGAAAAATGAAAGATGCAGATATTATAAGCTCAAGGCGAGAAGGGCAAACCTTATACTATTCATTGAACGAAGATGAGACGGATATTCTGGATAGTATTTTTAAGTCAATTAAATTAAAAAGAAAAACAGCATAA
- a CDS encoding N-acetylmuramoyl-L-alanine amidase family protein yields the protein MKKVLKNVSFVFLLLKMCIVFGQETSTQKRIVIDVGHGGKDSGAIGINGIQEKDVALKIASAILKLNIKLDKPLDIYLTRYTDNLISLSDRTKLAKVLKADLFVSLHCNHSDNPNARGIEVYVAGATSKYSNDATWLAFQLQAALNKKLGYESRGVKFANFQVLRETINDCPSLLLELGFLSNEDEGKYISDSNNIQSIALTVLQSLQD from the coding sequence TTTTGAAAATGTGCATCGTTTTCGGACAGGAAACGAGTACTCAAAAACGAATTGTAATTGATGTTGGACACGGTGGAAAAGATTCGGGTGCAATCGGTATAAATGGCATCCAAGAAAAGGATGTTGCGCTCAAGATTGCAAGTGCAATTTTAAAGCTAAATATTAAATTAGATAAGCCTTTGGACATTTATTTGACAAGGTACACCGATAACCTCATTTCTTTATCGGATAGAACGAAGTTGGCCAAAGTCCTTAAAGCTGATTTGTTTGTGTCCTTGCATTGCAATCATTCGGATAATCCAAATGCGCGAGGGATTGAAGTTTATGTGGCAGGTGCAACATCCAAATATTCTAATGATGCCACTTGGCTTGCATTTCAGCTACAAGCTGCACTAAATAAAAAATTGGGATATGAAAGTAGAGGTGTAAAGTTTGCCAACTTTCAAGTGCTTCGGGAAACTATTAATGATTGTCCCTCGCTTCTTTTGGAATTGGGATTTTTGAGTAATGAGGATGAAGGCAAGTATATTTCAGATTCCAATAACATCCAAAGTATCGCATTGACAGTTTTGCAATCCCTTCAAGATTAA
- a CDS encoding helix-turn-helix domain-containing protein — MPTSIITTDDLREFKMELLDDIKKLLTRQASGKLKKYLKSSEVMDLLQVSPGTLQNLRINGTLPYTKVGGIIYYDTEEIQKVMDANRVHHGLNS, encoded by the coding sequence ATGCCGACAAGTATTATTACCACAGACGACCTTCGGGAATTCAAAATGGAATTGCTCGATGACATCAAAAAACTACTTACCAGACAAGCCAGCGGGAAACTAAAAAAATACCTCAAATCTTCTGAGGTTATGGACTTATTGCAAGTCAGTCCGGGCACTTTGCAAAATCTTCGTATTAATGGCACCTTGCCTTATACCAAAGTAGGTGGGATTATCTATTACGATACAGAGGAAATACAAAAAGTGATGGATGCCAACCGTGTGCATCACGGTCTAAATTCTTAA
- a CDS encoding heavy-metal-associated domain-containing protein — MKTLLRTGIITLFAFATFLLSTTNVNAQSKSETDKTYIKIEVDGLSCPFCAYGLEKKLVQAGSKDVLIELEEGEATMSVSKDQQPTEEELQKIVKDAGFTPKEITFSSTPFKMKKDEK; from the coding sequence ATGAAAACCTTATTAAGAACAGGAATAATTACACTATTTGCATTCGCGACTTTTTTATTGTCTACTACAAATGTAAATGCACAGTCTAAAAGCGAAACAGACAAGACCTATATTAAAATAGAAGTTGACGGGCTTTCCTGTCCTTTTTGCGCCTATGGTTTAGAAAAAAAACTTGTGCAAGCAGGGTCTAAAGATGTGCTTATCGAATTAGAAGAAGGCGAAGCAACGATGAGTGTTTCAAAAGACCAACAACCAACTGAAGAAGAATTACAGAAAATCGTTAAAGACGCTGGTTTTACCCCTAAAGAAATAACTTTTTCTTCAACACCATTTAAGATGAAAAAAGATGAAAAATAA
- a CDS encoding NHL repeat-containing protein, which yields MKNKVVFILIAAFLGTIFLFSCRGKQEQKTEIGAQWKFVKSIDLNNVNPIGIVAQENFLWLSDVDNNRIVKIDLDGKIIESFDGFQRPMHIAIQKDKIYIPEYTSDSLKILEDGKVSTYKLKEKPDAIAGVSIDGKTAAVADFYNNRIILQQDDKVTVIGKEGHNDGELYYPTDIQISNDLIYVADAYNNRVQVFDLKGNYVRMIGWKEGIKVATGVKVTGSQVLVADFEGNRVLVYDLNGKLLQILTEKFNHPTDIETANDKMYVVNYKGSSISVFDK from the coding sequence ATGAAAAATAAAGTTGTATTCATACTAATAGCAGCTTTTTTAGGAACGATATTTCTTTTTTCTTGTAGAGGAAAGCAAGAACAAAAGACAGAAATTGGTGCGCAGTGGAAATTTGTAAAGAGTATCGATTTAAATAACGTTAACCCTATAGGTATTGTGGCGCAGGAAAATTTCTTGTGGCTTTCAGATGTGGACAATAACCGTATCGTAAAAATTGACCTTGATGGAAAAATCATTGAGTCATTTGATGGTTTTCAACGTCCAATGCACATCGCGATTCAAAAAGACAAAATCTATATTCCCGAATACACATCAGACAGCTTAAAAATTCTTGAAGATGGAAAGGTTTCAACCTATAAACTAAAGGAAAAGCCAGATGCTATTGCTGGTGTGAGCATTGATGGAAAAACTGCTGCCGTTGCTGATTTTTATAATAATCGAATCATTTTACAGCAAGATGATAAAGTAACGGTTATAGGAAAGGAAGGTCATAACGATGGCGAATTATACTATCCAACTGATATACAAATAAGCAATGATTTAATCTACGTTGCAGATGCTTATAACAATCGTGTTCAAGTCTTTGATTTAAAAGGGAACTACGTTAGAATGATTGGATGGAAAGAAGGCATTAAGGTCGCAACAGGTGTAAAAGTAACAGGTTCACAAGTTCTTGTTGCCGATTTTGAAGGTAACCGAGTTTTGGTTTACGATTTAAACGGTAAACTTTTACAAATTCTTACTGAGAAATTCAATCACCCAACAGATATTGAAACTGCCAATGATAAAATGTATGTTGTAAATTATAAAGGAAGTTCAATTTCAGTCTTTGATAAATAA
- a CDS encoding transporter: MNRLIMILIGVLATTSVFAQGPPIYTETPILLGLDGGGMRTFGRFIVKENATVYVQPLAIPYNLGSKTQIGIAGRFININADNFESVSGFGDLTFFLKQQLYQKDGKAKTFRIIAKLDQVFPTGKTNSTPSIGSDSWQSQLSLVTGYVTLKYGIYGQVGYNITSNGLPDNLIYNAAFVYPLLPQKYPPNQLNLNIGINGNFFTDVNGNTVLASGGIQWITSKTALFEAGLQIPIVEEVPEAQKTNYVLTLGTRILIF, from the coding sequence ATGAATAGACTGATAATGATATTAATAGGTGTACTTGCAACAACATCGGTATTTGCCCAAGGTCCACCAATTTATACGGAAACACCAATTTTACTGGGTCTGGATGGCGGAGGAATGAGAACTTTTGGCAGGTTTATAGTAAAAGAAAATGCAACAGTTTATGTTCAACCTTTAGCAATACCTTATAATTTAGGAAGCAAAACTCAAATAGGAATTGCAGGAAGATTTATAAATATTAATGCTGATAATTTTGAATCTGTTTCTGGTTTTGGCGACCTTACTTTCTTCCTCAAACAGCAGCTTTATCAAAAAGATGGAAAAGCCAAGACATTTAGAATTATAGCAAAATTAGACCAAGTGTTTCCTACAGGAAAAACAAACAGTACACCATCAATTGGAAGTGATTCTTGGCAGTCACAATTAAGTTTAGTAACGGGTTATGTAACCTTAAAATATGGCATTTACGGTCAGGTTGGTTATAATATAACGTCAAATGGATTACCAGATAATTTGATTTACAATGCTGCTTTTGTTTATCCGCTTTTACCACAAAAATATCCACCAAATCAACTGAACTTGAATATTGGAATTAATGGAAATTTTTTTACTGATGTAAATGGTAATACTGTTTTGGCTTCGGGTGGAATACAATGGATTACCAGTAAAACAGCATTGTTTGAAGCTGGTCTACAAATTCCAATAGTTGAAGAAGTACCTGAAGCTCAAAAAACAAACTATGTATTAACTCTTGGTACACGAATATTAATTTTTTAA
- the merTP gene encoding mercuric transport protein MerTP, with amino-acid sequence MSTVKTSKNAAYTGLFAAVAASSCCIPPVIALIAGVGGSASALSWMDPFRPYLIGIAVIAIGYAWYDYLKPKKAEDCCEVDAKPKWFQTKGFLIGITLFAAISISFPYYAHTFYPDNKKEVVIVNQSNIHTVNFDIKGMTCAGCEEHVNHEVNKLDGIVASKVSYENGNAIIEFDQTKTNETEIENAINSTGYKVTDKKEN; translated from the coding sequence ATGAGTACCGTAAAAACATCGAAAAATGCAGCTTATACAGGTTTGTTTGCTGCTGTAGCTGCATCATCTTGTTGCATACCACCAGTTATTGCATTAATAGCTGGCGTTGGGGGAAGTGCATCCGCTTTATCTTGGATGGACCCCTTTAGACCCTATTTAATTGGTATAGCTGTCATAGCAATTGGTTATGCGTGGTATGATTATCTAAAACCGAAAAAAGCAGAGGATTGTTGTGAAGTAGATGCAAAGCCAAAGTGGTTTCAAACTAAAGGTTTTTTAATTGGTATTACGCTATTTGCGGCTATATCCATAAGTTTTCCATATTACGCTCACACTTTTTATCCGGATAACAAGAAAGAAGTGGTTATAGTCAATCAATCCAATATCCATACGGTAAATTTTGATATCAAAGGGATGACTTGTGCAGGTTGTGAAGAGCACGTCAACCACGAAGTAAACAAGCTCGACGGAATTGTTGCCTCAAAAGTTTCCTACGAAAATGGGAATGCCATCATTGAATTTGACCAAACCAAAACGAATGAAACGGAAATCGAGAACGCAATTAACTCAACAGGCTATAAGGTAACCGACAAAAAGGAAAACTAA